Proteins encoded together in one Prevotella scopos JCM 17725 window:
- the gpmI gene encoding 2,3-bisphosphoglycerate-independent phosphoglycerate mutase produces the protein MAKKALLMILDGWGNGKHGKGDVIYNTPTPYLDYLNAVSAHSELQASGEDVGLPDGQMGNSEVGHLNIGAGRIVYQDLVKINKACQSGDILKNQDIIAAYSYAQKNGKKLHLMGLTSTGGVHSSLDHLFKLIEIGKEYNLKDVYVHCFMDGRDTDPKSGAGFVADIQKVCDTNDAHIASVVGRFYAMDRDKRWDRVKEAYDLLVEGKGTPATDMVKAIEASYAEGVTDEFIKPITNSSVNGKIEEGDVVIFINFRNDRAKELTSVLTQQDLPEEGMHTIKDLQFYCMTPYDANFKNVNILFPKENVMDTLGEYLSKLGKKQLHTAETEKYAHVTFFFNGGREQPYEGEDRILVPSPKVATYDLKPEMSAFEVKDKLVGAINTQEYDFIVVNFANGDMVGHTGVYNAIAKAVWAVDQCVKEVVEAAKANDYETIIIADHGNADNAINEDGSPNTAHSLNPVPFIYVTNNNSATVKNGRLADVAPSILHIMGLEQPADMTGENLISDK, from the coding sequence TAACGGTAAGCATGGTAAGGGTGATGTAATCTATAACACACCAACTCCATACTTAGATTATTTGAACGCAGTTAGTGCACACTCTGAGTTGCAGGCATCAGGTGAAGATGTCGGTCTGCCAGATGGTCAGATGGGTAACTCTGAGGTTGGTCACTTGAATATAGGTGCAGGTCGTATTGTTTATCAGGACCTCGTTAAGATTAACAAAGCTTGTCAGAGCGGTGACATTTTGAAGAACCAAGATATTATTGCTGCATATAGCTATGCACAAAAGAATGGTAAGAAACTTCACTTGATGGGTCTGACCTCTACGGGTGGTGTTCACTCTTCACTTGATCACCTCTTCAAGCTCATCGAGATTGGTAAGGAGTACAACCTTAAGGACGTTTACGTTCATTGTTTTATGGACGGACGTGATACAGACCCAAAGAGTGGTGCTGGTTTCGTTGCTGACATTCAGAAGGTATGTGATACAAATGACGCACATATCGCTTCAGTCGTTGGTCGTTTCTATGCAATGGACCGTGATAAGCGTTGGGACCGTGTGAAAGAAGCGTACGACTTGCTCGTTGAGGGTAAGGGTACCCCTGCTACTGACATGGTTAAGGCGATTGAGGCAAGCTATGCAGAAGGTGTGACAGACGAGTTCATCAAGCCTATCACAAACTCTTCTGTGAATGGTAAGATTGAGGAGGGTGACGTAGTTATCTTCATTAACTTCCGTAACGACCGTGCTAAGGAGTTGACATCTGTGCTCACACAGCAGGACCTCCCAGAGGAAGGTATGCACACAATTAAGGATTTGCAGTTCTATTGTATGACTCCATACGATGCAAACTTTAAGAACGTGAATATCCTCTTCCCTAAGGAGAACGTAATGGATACATTAGGCGAATACCTCAGCAAGCTTGGTAAGAAGCAGCTTCATACAGCAGAGACAGAGAAGTACGCACACGTAACCTTCTTCTTTAATGGTGGTCGTGAGCAGCCTTACGAGGGTGAGGACCGTATCTTGGTTCCTTCTCCAAAGGTAGCGACATACGACTTGAAGCCAGAGATGAGTGCCTTTGAGGTGAAGGATAAGCTTGTTGGTGCTATTAATACACAGGAGTATGACTTCATCGTTGTGAACTTTGCTAATGGTGATATGGTGGGTCATACAGGTGTTTACAATGCGATTGCAAAGGCTGTATGGGCTGTTGACCAGTGTGTTAAGGAGGTTGTTGAGGCTGCGAAGGCTAACGATTATGAGACAATCATCATCGCTGACCATGGTAATGCAGACAACGCAATCAATGAGGATGGCAGTCCAAACACTGCTCACTCACTCAACCCAGTACCATTCATCTATGTTACAAACAACAATTCTGCAACAG